The DNA segment GTTGCACACCAAAGTGATTGACCACAAGGTAAATGCAGCATGACGTTGGGAAAATCCCCAATCGAGTAAACGGTGGTGTAGGTGGTCTTTGCCGGGGGTACTCAAGGGGTTTTTACCTGCTAGCAGCCGTCGAATAAACACTTGGGTTGTGTCCAATACTGGCAACAGCAAAAATAAAACGGTGGGGCCAAGAGCAAATATAGTATTTCTTTGCAGGCTACCTAAAATACTAGTTGCGGCTAGCACGTAACCGAAAAAGTACGCCCCAGCATCACCCATGATGATTTTTGAGGGATGGAAGTTGTGACGCAAAAAGCCTAAAGCCCCACCACCTAAAGCAGCCAGAACTAAGGTAGCCGCAGCCTTATTAGGGAATTGGGCAGATACGCCTAACAAACTCATGGCAGTGATAAAACTAATGCCTCCTGCCAATCCATCCATCCCATCCATCAAGTTGACGGCATTGGTAATACCCACAACCCACAGCACAGTCAGCAACATTGAGAGAATGGAGTCGATGGGTGTGCCGAAATCCACATCAACGACAATACCGTTAGCAACTAGTAATAAAGCTGTGATAATTTGCGTCCACAACCGTACAGAGGGGGGTAATCCGAACTGATCGTCAATAAAGCCGATCAAGACTAGGATCGAACCCCCTAGTAAAATAGTCAATACCTGAGCTAAAACGTTTTGTAGCTCAATGGGTCGCAAAAGGCTAGCTAACACCAATGCGGCAATTACTCCCGCATAAATGGCTAAACCCCCTGCATTCGGCAACGGTTCTCGATTGAGTCGTCGGGCATTTGGTTGGTCAGCCCAACCCACCCGCAAGGCAAATTTACGTATCGTGGGAATCAAACGCCACGTTACCAACCAAGCCAACATAAACGTGAATACTACTGCCAACCAGCCGGAACCGCTAGGGTCAGCAATGCCTATAGACCTAAGGGAGTTGTAGATATTCATCTCCCAATTCAACCATTACTGCCAGTATCCTACATGAGCATCAAGTGTATATTAATCAATTTTTTTTACTTCCACACATGATCTAAAGTTTTTGATGTTCTTAGCACTCTGAGCCTGTGAGTGCTAAATTGTCTAATGGAAGCGCAAGAGAAAGGAAACATGGCAAAAATTATTTCGTTTGATGAAGAATCACGGCGTGCTTTAGAGCGGGGTGTCAATGCCCTGGCTGATGCTGTAAAAATTACCTTAGGCCCCAAGGGTCGCAACGTGCTTTTAGAAAAAAAATATGGCACACCCCAAATTGTGAACGATGGTATTACCGTCGCTAAAGAAATTGAATTAGAAGATCCTTTAGAAAATACTGGTGCCAGATTAATTCAAGAGGTAGCATCCAAAACCAAGGATGTAGCTGGCGATGGCACAACTACGGCTACCGTTTTAGTACAAGCCCTAATTAGAGAAGGTTTGAAGAACGTCGCGGCTGGTACTAACCCAGTTAGTCTCAAGCGCGGTATAGATAAAACTACCGAGGCTTTGGTAGCGGAAATTGCTAAGGTCGCCAAGCCTGTAGAAGGTAGTGCGATCGCTCAAGTTGCCACTGTCTCATCTGGTAATGATGAAGAAGTTGGTGCCATGATTGCCCAAGCGGTGGAAAAAGTCACCAAAGACGGTGTAATCACTGTAGAAGAATCTAAATCCCTGACAACTGAACTAGAAGTAGTCGAAGGGATGCAGATTGACAGAGGTTATATTTCCCCCTACTTCATCACCAACAACGAGCGCCAAACGGTGGAGTTGGAAAATGTGCGGATTTTGATTACTGACAAAAAAATCAGCAGTATTCAAGAATTAGTCCCCGTTCTAGAAAAAGTAGCTCGTTTGGGTCAACCCTTACTGATCATTGCTGAAGATGTAGAAGGAGATGCCCTAGCAACTTTGGTGGTGAACAAAGCACGGGGTGTACTTTCTGTGGCGGCAATTAAAGCCCCAGGATTTGGCGAACGCCGCAAAGCATTGTTGCAAGATATCGCTATCCTCACAGACGGTCAACTAATTTCGGAAGAAATTGGCTTAAGCTTAGATACCGCTTCTCTAGAAGCTTTGGGTACGGCGCAGAAAATCACAATTGAAAAAGACAACACCACAATTGTTGCTGGTAATACTACTAAGCCAGAAATCCAAAAGCGGATTGCACAAATTCGCCGACAGTTGGAAGAGACTGACTCTGAGTACGATAGCGAGAAATTGCAAGAACGTATTGCCAAGTTAGCTGGTGGTATTGCAGTGATCAAAGTCGGTGCAGCAACTGAAACCGAACTCAAAGACCGCAAACTGAGAATCGAAGACGCACTCAACGCCACCAAAGCTGCTGTTGCTGAAGGTATCGTTCCTGGTGGCGGCAAAACTCTGATTTACTTGGCGAGTAAGGTAGACGAGATTAAGAAAAACTTTGACGAAGAAGAAAAAATCGGTGCTGACATCGTTAAACGGGCTTTAGAAGCTCCTTTACGTCAGATTGCCGATAATGCTGGTGCAGAAGGTTCTGTCATCGTCTCCAGAGTCAAAGACAGCGATTTCAACATCGGTTACAACGCTGCTACTGGGGAATTTGAAGACCTGATTGCGGCTGGTATTATTGACCCTGCAAAAGTTGTGCGTTCAGCATTGCAAAATGCCGCTTCCATTGCCGGTCTAGTTTTAACCACCGAAGCGATCGTTGTGGAAAAACCAGAGAAAAAATCTGCTGCTCCTGCTGATGCCGGTATGGGTGGCATGGGCGGCATGGGTGGTATGGGCGGTATGGGTGGCATGGGCGGTATGGGTGGTATGGGTATGTTCTAAGAAGAGGCAGGGAGCAGGGGGCAGGGAGCAAGGGGGAAGAAGTGACTGCAAGATTTTCGCCCAGTACCCAATCCCCAATCCCCAGTACCCAATAGCCAAACATTAGGGGCAACTTCTCTGCGATCGCCTGCTTCTTTGCAGGTAAACCCAGGGAAGTTGCCCCTTTAATTTACGAAAATTTACACCAATTCATCAAAATTCAGAAATCTTGAATTTTGCATTGGTATTACTCAGCAGTGGCTAGTTCGGTAGCGCCGCGTGTGCGCTTGCGAGTCAAGGTGTTGAACAGCATCATGCCGATTGCCTTGATGAGGTTCCCTTCTAGTTCTTGGAACATTTTCATGTTCATACCAAAAGCGGCGTTAGCTTCATCAACAATGCGATCGCCTGTCGCTTCATCAATTGCCAACTCATCTAATGTTTGACGATATTTAGCCTTAAAAGCTTTCTCATCAGAAATATCTGCGAACTCATAAAATGCAGTTCCTTGCCCATCATTCAAATTCATCGCTGTCACAGCAATGTTTTTGAGAATTTGTCCCCCGGATAAATCACCTAAATAACGGGTGTAAGAGTGGGCAATCAACAATTCTGGTTCGGTTGCAGAGATTTCCCGAATGCGTTGTACGTAAGCTTCACCTGCTGGCGACAGTTGAATTTGTTCCCGCCAGTTAGCGCCGTAATAGTAACTCAGGTCTTGCTCTAGAGTCTGCTTACGATTCAGTTGGGAAAAGTTTATTTTAGAAACAATTGGGTGCTGGCTATGCTTTTCCATCTCCTCTTCCATTGCGGAGTAGACGTAGTAGAAGTTGGCCACTAGCTTCCGGTAAGAGCTTTTTTCTACCACTCCTTTTAAGAAGCATTTGACAAAACCTACATTTTCTGCCATTGTGTGGGCTTTTTTCGTACCTACACGTAGTTTGTTTGCTAAATTGCTGCTCATACTAAATTTCTCAACCTTAAAAGGTCAACTGCCAGAGTTTTAAATTACGGACGGCTAAAAAATGCCACTAAAACGTAACATTAGAACTATTTGATGAGAATTTATATTAATATTTTTTAAGTAACTAAAATTTGTACTTTTGTTAAGTAAATATCAAATCAAGCCAGTAAAAATGCCAATACCAAGAAAAATTTTGCGGGGAGAGCCGCATTCAGAGAAATGTGATCGCTGGAGCAAACCGTGGAATTTATGAGACTTCTGTAAAGTTGTCAAGTAGTACTGGCGACTATTGAAGTCAGGAGTTAAACTGAAGAGCATTAAAACTCAGTAAATAAAATCTTCATAAAATATTGACAATGCCATCATTTTTTTAAGTAATTTCACTTAAGCAAAACGTGAAAAATAAATTTGTTTTTCAAAGAAAAATAACTATCATAAAAGCAAATCAAAAAAGTCTTGACTCTTAGTTATTTAATAGAGTGGAAATTTACGTGAGTTTGATAGGAACTGGTGAGACAGCGCTGCGGGAAGGTTTCCCTTTCTACTTGACGCTGCGCGTAGCTTGCTTCTCCATTCGCGGAGCTTTCCGCAGGCGACTGCGTTTCGCTGTTCGCGGAGCGTTCCGTAGGGAAGAGTATCCAAAGGGGAATTGGCAACTGGGTTGTTTACTCAGCACTCAATCCTTAAAATCTGCCGAACTGGCCTTAAAGTAATAATTCTTAGTGTGATGTGAGGGGTGTTTAAAAATATGGTTTCATCTATAACTCGGATTCAGAACTACGTAATAGATGGTGCAGCTACATCCAATGGATTAGAAACAGTCCTTGAGAGCAACTTTGCACCCAGTTTAATATCCCTACCAGCAACACCTCTGTTTGGTACAGATGGTATTCGTGGCAAAGTAGGGGAATTACTGAGTGCGCCTTTAGCGTTGCAAATTGGTTTTTGGGCAGGCGTAGTTTTACGTAATCATGCTGATCAATTAGGGCCAGTAATCTTAGGACAGGATTCCCGTAACTCTAGTGATATGTTGGCGATGGCTTTGAGTGCAGGGTTAACCGCAGCCGGGCTAGAAGTTTGGTATTTAGGTTTATGTCCTACTCCTTGCGTGGCTTATTTAACTAGTATGAGTGAAGCCATTGGCGGCGTGATGATTTCTGCTAGTCATAACCCTCCCGAAGATAACGGGATTAAAATTTTTGGTGCTAATGGTGGTAAGTTATCCCAGGCTTTACAGGCAGAAATTGAAAAAGGTCTGCGGGGAAATCTGCCAATTACAAGTAATGTCAGTAATTGTGGACGGCATTACTCACGTTGGGAATTGGTGAAGAATTACGGCGAAGCTTTAAAACGACCCTGGCAAAATAAAGTGAATCTTCAGGGAATGAAGGTTGTGCTGGATTTAGCTTGGGGTGCAGCCGTGGGATTAGCACCATCAGTATTTGCAGAGATGGGGGCAGAAGTTATTTCCCTGCATAATGCCGCAGATGGCGATCGCATCAACGTTAACTGCGGCTCCACCCACCTAGAAATGTTGCAAGCGGCTGTGCAAGAACACAACGCCGATTTAGGTTTTGCCTTTGATGGCGATGCCGATCGCGTTTTGGCTGTAGATCCCACAGGTCGTCCTGTAAATGGCGACTATATCCTGTACCTGTGGGGATTGTACCTCAAACAACAAAACCAACTCCCAGACAACTTGATTGTTTCCACAGTCATGGCAAACCTGGGCTTTGAGAAAGCTTGGCAGCAACAGGGTGGTAAATTAATTCGCACCGCCGTTGGCGATCAATATGTGCAAGCAGAAATGATCAAAACTGGGGCAATGTTGGGAGGTGAACAATCAGGACACATCCTGTGTAGCCATTATGGAATGACTGGGGATGGCTTGTTAACAGCCTTACACTTGGCAAGTTTGGTCAAACAATCTGGTGTTTCCTTAGCCGAATTGATAGACCAAAGCTTCCAGACCTATCCCCAATTATTGCGGAACGTGCGAGTTGTAGACCGCGATCGCCGCCTGAGTTGGCAAAACTGCACACCAGTACAACAAGCGATCGCTCTTGCCGAGAAAGCAATGGGTGATACTGGTAGAATTTTAGTTCGGGCATCCGGTACGGAACCCGTCATCAGAGTCATGGTAGAAGCCGCCAACGCCGAACTAGCTAACTATTGGACAAATGAACTAGTAGCCCAAGTACAACAACACCTAGCGCCATAACTGAGTTCGACACTTCCCATTCTTGAGGCAGAGGGGCAGAGGGCAGGGGAGGCAGGGGGAGAAGTCCCCAATCCCCAATCCCCAGTCCCCAATCCCCAGTCCCCAGTCCCCAATCCCCAATCCCCAGTCCCCAATCCCCAAAAATTTTGAATTGATTCATCGCCCAGACTACTGAGTATGATTAACATTGACGGTTCCTACGGCGAGGGAGGCGGGCAAGTCCTCCGCACTTCCCTGAGTTTAGCCGCCATCACTGGTGAACCCATACGTATTGCCGGCATTCGCGCCGGACGCAGGAAGCCAGGATTAGCAGCACAACACTTAACAGCAGTGCGTGCGGCGGCGAGAATTTGTCATGGGGAATTGCAAGGTGATGCTTTAGGTTCCACGATGCTGGAATTTATACCTGGTGGTGGGGTAAAAGCAGGAAATTATATTTTTGATGTCAGCGAAGTACAGCAAGGTGGTTCGGCTGGGGCGATTACTCTGGTTTTGCAGACAATTCTCTTACCTTTAGCTTTAGCAGATGGTGATTCTCATATCACCTTACGGGGTGGAACTCATGTCATTTTCAGCCCCACAGTCACCTACATTGAGCGAGTATATCTGCCAATGTTATGTCGCATGGGAATCAAGGCACAAGTTAAGTTAGGTGCTTGGGGATGGTATCCCAGGGGTGGGGGAGAAGTCAATTTACAGGTGAAGGGAGGCTGTCAACTCTGCGGTCTTAACTTGCTGGA comes from the Nostoc sp. PCC 7120 = FACHB-418 genome and includes:
- the glmM gene encoding phosphoglucosamine mutase: MVSSITRIQNYVIDGAATSNGLETVLESNFAPSLISLPATPLFGTDGIRGKVGELLSAPLALQIGFWAGVVLRNHADQLGPVILGQDSRNSSDMLAMALSAGLTAAGLEVWYLGLCPTPCVAYLTSMSEAIGGVMISASHNPPEDNGIKIFGANGGKLSQALQAEIEKGLRGNLPITSNVSNCGRHYSRWELVKNYGEALKRPWQNKVNLQGMKVVLDLAWGAAVGLAPSVFAEMGAEVISLHNAADGDRINVNCGSTHLEMLQAAVQEHNADLGFAFDGDADRVLAVDPTGRPVNGDYILYLWGLYLKQQNQLPDNLIVSTVMANLGFEKAWQQQGGKLIRTAVGDQYVQAEMIKTGAMLGGEQSGHILCSHYGMTGDGLLTALHLASLVKQSGVSLAELIDQSFQTYPQLLRNVRVVDRDRRLSWQNCTPVQQAIALAEKAMGDTGRILVRASGTEPVIRVMVEAANAELANYWTNELVAQVQQHLAP
- a CDS encoding MraY family glycosyltransferase; the protein is MNIYNSLRSIGIADPSGSGWLAVVFTFMLAWLVTWRLIPTIRKFALRVGWADQPNARRLNREPLPNAGGLAIYAGVIAALVLASLLRPIELQNVLAQVLTILLGGSILVLIGFIDDQFGLPPSVRLWTQIITALLLVANGIVVDVDFGTPIDSILSMLLTVLWVVGITNAVNLMDGMDGLAGGISFITAMSLLGVSAQFPNKAAATLVLAALGGGALGFLRHNFHPSKIIMGDAGAYFFGYVLAATSILGSLQRNTIFALGPTVLFLLLPVLDTTQVFIRRLLAGKNPLSTPGKDHLHHRLLDWGFSQRHAAFTLWSITLVCNLLAMRVQGMSVMVIVTTAISIILLLGFTVWQRIRQQS
- the rtcA gene encoding RNA 3'-terminal phosphate cyclase, with the translated sequence MINIDGSYGEGGGQVLRTSLSLAAITGEPIRIAGIRAGRRKPGLAAQHLTAVRAAARICHGELQGDALGSTMLEFIPGGGVKAGNYIFDVSEVQQGGSAGAITLVLQTILLPLALADGDSHITLRGGTHVIFSPTVTYIERVYLPMLCRMGIKAQVKLGAWGWYPRGGGEVNLQVKGGCQLCGLNLLERGELKRVQGLAVATELPAHIPQRMANRAENLLRTAGLRVSMQALREKGVAPGAGIFLTAEYCNSLTGFGGFGRLRLSSEKVAEIACGQLLQFHETGAPVDEHLADQLLLPAVLASESSQYKVAEVSTHLTTNAAVIEKFGLGKITVNQAERVVAIASSKV
- the groL gene encoding chaperonin GroEL (60 kDa chaperone family; promotes refolding of misfolded polypeptides especially under stressful conditions; forms two stacked rings of heptamers to form a barrel-shaped 14mer; ends can be capped by GroES; misfolded proteins enter the barrel where they are refolded when GroES binds), translating into MAKIISFDEESRRALERGVNALADAVKITLGPKGRNVLLEKKYGTPQIVNDGITVAKEIELEDPLENTGARLIQEVASKTKDVAGDGTTTATVLVQALIREGLKNVAAGTNPVSLKRGIDKTTEALVAEIAKVAKPVEGSAIAQVATVSSGNDEEVGAMIAQAVEKVTKDGVITVEESKSLTTELEVVEGMQIDRGYISPYFITNNERQTVELENVRILITDKKISSIQELVPVLEKVARLGQPLLIIAEDVEGDALATLVVNKARGVLSVAAIKAPGFGERRKALLQDIAILTDGQLISEEIGLSLDTASLEALGTAQKITIEKDNTTIVAGNTTKPEIQKRIAQIRRQLEETDSEYDSEKLQERIAKLAGGIAVIKVGAATETELKDRKLRIEDALNATKAAVAEGIVPGGGKTLIYLASKVDEIKKNFDEEEKIGADIVKRALEAPLRQIADNAGAEGSVIVSRVKDSDFNIGYNAATGEFEDLIAAGIIDPAKVVRSALQNAASIAGLVLTTEAIVVEKPEKKSAAPADAGMGGMGGMGGMGGMGGMGGMGGMGMF
- a CDS encoding heme oxygenase (biliverdin-producing), whose amino-acid sequence is MSSNLANKLRVGTKKAHTMAENVGFVKCFLKGVVEKSSYRKLVANFYYVYSAMEEEMEKHSQHPIVSKINFSQLNRKQTLEQDLSYYYGANWREQIQLSPAGEAYVQRIREISATEPELLIAHSYTRYLGDLSGGQILKNIAVTAMNLNDGQGTAFYEFADISDEKAFKAKYRQTLDELAIDEATGDRIVDEANAAFGMNMKMFQELEGNLIKAIGMMLFNTLTRKRTRGATELATAE